The following is a genomic window from Amaranthus tricolor cultivar Red isolate AtriRed21 chromosome 10, ASM2621246v1, whole genome shotgun sequence.
cacttcttcttcttcttcttctaataGAAGTATTAATTGATCTTTCTCCTCTGAAGGGCCCAccattttaactattttctcTTTTGGTATGACATTTTGAATACTTTTTATATAACATTCGATATTATTGTATGAAGAACCCCCTTCCATTATGGCTTCTAGGGCCAATTCCATCCACTTCTTTGTATTTCTCCTTATCTCTTCTCCAATCTCTTCATTACCCATTACTATCTCTATACATTGTCTTACCTCCTCCCCATCTACATCATTATTCTTTTTTACCCTAATCCCGACTTGCCAAACCTCGTCTACCAACTTTGCGTTGGTAGGCTGGTCTGATATCTGTGGAACTCCAACTATAGGAACGCTTGTAACCAGACTTTCTATTATCGAGTTCCATCCACAATGTGTTAAGAAACACCCAATTGCAGGGTGACTTAATACTTCTAGTTGGTTACACCAAGGCACAATTAACCCTTTTTCTTGTGGGCTTCCGCTAATTGGGCCAAGCCCATTTTTGATTATATCCTCCATAACAACCTCATCTTCATCACCCACTACTTTGTTATGCGTTATGGGCCTTACTACCCACAAATAAGGCCGGCCCGTTAACTCTAGCCCATGTAATATCTCCTCAAATTGCTTCCTTTTTACAACGGTCATGCTCCCAAATGAAACATAAATAACTGACTTCTCTTCTTGATTCTCCAACCATGTTAAATACTCCTTAGACCTCTCGAATAAATCACAGCCGTATGATACATCATACGGATCAATCATATCAGAAAAGGCAGATGGAATCAACGGTCCAACAGTGATCAACTTTACACGATGATGATCATCATGATTAAATGAATTGTTAATCACAGATTCTTCAAGTGCATCAAATGAATTAATAAGAACCGTTGGATTAAGATCCTTATCAAGGGCTCTAAGGTGATCCTCAATTGTAGGAGCAGCAAAATAGTGTGGACTTGAGGGCAGGAGAAAAGTAGGAATATCACAACTTTCAAACAGTGGCATATTTGGTAATTCTATGCAAATTTTAGGGCTTTTAACTTCACTTCCGTTATTACCGTTAAAATAACGGTTATAAATTGCAAAGGTGGTTGCTGACTGGATAAACAACAAAGCAGATGGCACGTGAAGCTCACGCGCCACGTCAGCAGCCCAAGGAAGCATCAGACTATAGACTAAAAGGTTGATTGGGCGTCCTTGATTGGATAGAGTGGTGATGAGTTTATGTAGGGAAGTGGACACCACGCGCTTTGCTTTCTCGGCTACGGTCTTCGGGTCGTCGGTGGGCTTAACGCCGTCATCGAAGCCAGTAGAGAAGGTGGCGAAAGAAAGACGGCCGAGATAGGGTTCAGAAGACGGGAGGTTTAGTTGACAAATTGCGGTGGCCATGGTGGCGAAGGTGACGTGTAGAGTCGGGGAGGCGCGTGTGAGGCGTTTGGCGAGTTGGAGCGTGGGGTTTAAGTGGCCTTGTGCAGAGGCAGCAATGAGAAGGATATGGTGGGTgttttgattgttcattgttggtTGTAAGTGTAAAATAGAGGAACGGGAAATATTTGGTGTGTAGTGTAGATAGTAGATATTGAGGTCTCTTAAGTGAAATGAGTGGTGTATGAATTAGGAAGTGTATGATTAGATAGGTATTTAAGATGTGGGTTAAGTGCATTAAATTAGTTAGTATTAGtacatttttgacttttttgtatataaaattgtgGTTATTGTAacgtttttaaaatattttgttagatatatatttttttgccctatttattttgtattatttt
Proteins encoded in this region:
- the LOC130826012 gene encoding crocetin glucosyltransferase, chloroplastic-like produces the protein MNNQNTHHILLIAASAQGHLNPTLQLAKRLTRASPTLHVTFATMATAICQLNLPSSEPYLGRLSFATFSTGFDDGVKPTDDPKTVAEKAKRVVSTSLHKLITTLSNQGRPINLLVYSLMLPWAADVARELHVPSALLFIQSATTFAIYNRYFNGNNGSEVKSPKICIELPNMPLFESCDIPTFLLPSSPHYFAAPTIEDHLRALDKDLNPTVLINSFDALEESVINNSFNHDDHHRVKLITVGPLIPSAFSDMIDPYDVSYGCDLFERSKEYLTWLENQEEKSVIYVSFGSMTVVKRKQFEEILHGLELTGRPYLWVVRPITHNKVVGDEDEVVMEDIIKNGLGPISGSPQEKGLIVPWCNQLEVLSHPAIGCFLTHCGWNSIIESLVTSVPIVGVPQISDQPTNAKLVDEVWQVGIRVKKNNDVDGEEVRQCIEIVMGNEEIGEEIRRNTKKWMELALEAIMEGGSSYNNIECYIKSIQNVIPKEKIVKMVGPSEEKDQLILLLEEEEEEVVKNMEPLDEVLLEKNNIIDEVGKS